A single Aspergillus puulaauensis MK2 DNA, chromosome 7, nearly complete sequence DNA region contains:
- a CDS encoding ER lumen protein-retaining receptor (COG:U;~EggNog:ENOG410PK6I;~InterPro:IPR000133;~PFAM:PF00810;~TransMembrane:5 (o65-86i98-117o129-148i160-178o190-210i);~go_component: GO:0016021 - integral component of membrane [Evidence IEA];~go_function: GO:0046923 - ER retention sequence binding [Evidence IEA];~go_process: GO:0006621 - protein retention in ER lumen [Evidence IEA]): protein MSFTVPRVLADITHLASKCVLIWTIHRNKSAEGVSLLTQMLYTLVFLTRYTDLLRHGGWTEPYNVIFKFFYFISSFYTIFLMMRVFPRTRETERAWKMALISVGVCLVLSPIVIPIFGKYPALWFEEILWTFSIILESVCVLPQLLLLRQTTVPTVINSYYLLMLGSYRAFYIINWFVRGVGGDHNVSWISVIFGVVQTAFYIDFAWVYYTRQRVKLRNGGVVDSEDYRNSYIVNKVFNIRRRRSEDEEEQRLHGEDDDSGEHQPTNNRWGARGISVSADDTLEGQHNERSLATDHDAEGFAEDERR from the exons CTTGCGGACATCACTCACCTTGCCTCGAAATGTGTCCTTATTTGGACCATTCATAGAAACAAGAGCGCTGAAG GTGTTTCCCTCTTAACTCAGATGCTATATACTTTGGTCTTCCTTACGCGCTACACTGATCTGCTTCGCCATGGCGGTTGGACAGAGCCTTATAACGTCATTTTCAAGTTCTTCTATTTTATATCATcattctatactatatttttgatgatgagggtgttTCCTCGAACCCGCGAGACGGAAAGAGCGTGGAAAATGGCCTTGATCTCTGTCGGAGTTTGCCTCGTACTCTCGCCCATTGTGATTCCCATTTTCGGTAAATATCCTGCATTGTGGTTTGAAGAG ATTCTATGGACGTTCTCTATAATACTGGAATCGGTTTGTGTTCTTCCGCAACTGTTGCTTCTTCGCCAGACTACCGTCCCCACTGTTATCAATTCATACTATCTTCTGATGCTGGGATCTTACCGAGCATTTTACATAATAAACTGGTTCGTCCGGGGAGTCGGCGGTGACCACAATGTGAGCTGGATCTCGGTTATCTTCGGAGTCGTCCAGACCGCATTCTATATCGACTTTGCCTGGGTCTACTATACTCGCCAACGCGTGAAGCTCCGGAATGGAGGAGTTGTGGATTCGGAAGATTACCGGAACAGTTATATTGTCAACAAGGTGTTCAACATtagacggcgaagaagtgaggatgaggaagagcagagaCTCCacggcgaggacgatgacagtGGCGAGCATCAGCCAACGAATAACCGTTGGGGTGCGCGGGGAATTTCCGTCTCGGCCGACGATACATTAGAAGGCCAGCACAACGAGCGCTCTTTGGCGACGGATCATGATGCGGAGGGATTCGCGGAAGATGAACGCCGCTAG
- a CDS encoding uncharacterized protein (COG:S;~EggNog:ENOG410PYYX), with the protein MFCQSASGDYRPMSFGQGGCNPNEAMEEFYGGINAHWPVMERVSITQAATEHTLSAKTYTNNPWFHHAQSPYGPVTHPYNASAYQNPAILTPISLPDSSYAHAHTRTSPVLSNHSQQQEYQYPVSDSAIAHHGLGITTPFPSELTRDASFGLGIAPTSYTSLREETISPQPSLPRRRQRRDSRQPAPHNPPVQILPNPHGVQLLEQQRRQSYGDPNTQRPRAPGRGRRDPQAEEEDAFVEGLREQNLSWRTIRDMFRERYNKDATEARLQMRQVRRRKERLARWDEHDVRMLLRARHYWEQEKYRLIAQKMAELGATTTFTAEQCEAQLDYIDAQEREREEREREEQDNAQQSHTTEPRRKRRRTETKETGEKAPQKKTPRGKKKTKTGT; encoded by the exons ATGTTTTGTCAGTCCGCGAGCGGAGACTACAGACCAATGTCGTTTGGACAGGGTGGTTGCAACCCAAACGAAGCAATGGAGGAATTCTACGGGGGCATCAACGCACATTGGCCGGTGATGGAGCGTGTAAGCATAACCCAAGCAGCTACAGAGCATACCTTGTCCGCGAAAACCTATACTAACAACCCTTGGTTCCACCACGCACAGTCCCCCTACGGACCAGTCACTCATCCATACAATGCATCAGCATACCAAAATCCCGCCATCCTCACACCAATCAGCCTCCCGGACAGCTCGTACGCCCACGCCCACACCCGCACCAGCCCAGTCCTCAGCAACCACTCCCAACAACAAGAATACCAATACCCCGTCTCCGACTCTGCCATCGCCCACCATGGCCTGGGCATTACCACCCCTTTCCCCAGCGAACTCACGCGGGACGCGAGCTTCGGCCTGGGCATCGCACCGACTAGCTACACCAGCTTACGAGAAGAAACCATCTCCCCACAGCCTTCATTACCACGGCGGCGTCAACGTCGAGACTCCAGACAGCCCGCACCGCATAACCCACCAGTCCAAAtcctcccaaacccacatGGAGTACAGCTCCTAGAACAGCAACGACGCCAAAGTTACGGCGACCCCAACACACAGCGGCCTCGGGCCCCTGGGCGTGGGCGTAGAGATCCGCaagccgaggaggaagacgccTTCGTCGAAGGCCTCCGTGAGCAGAACCTCTCGTGGCGAACCATCCGAGATATGTTCCGCGAGAGGTACAACAAGGATGCGACGGAGGCGCGCCTGCAAATGCGGCAGGTACGGAGGCGCAAGGAGCGACTGGCACGCTGGGATGAGCATGAT GTTCGAATGCTCTTACGCGCTAGACATTATTGGGAGCAGGAGAAGTACAGGCTTATTGCACAGAAG ATGGCGGAGTTAGGAGCTACAACTACATTTACAGCAGAACAATGTGAAGCTCAATTAGATTACATTGATGCACAGGAGCGCGAACGGGAAgagcgagaaagagaagagcaGGACAACGCTCAACAATCACATACGACAGAACCTCGACGCAAACGACGGCGAACAGAAACGAAAGAAACTGGAGAGAAAGCACCTCAAAAAAAGACACCCcgagggaaaaagaaaacaaagacGGGGACATAA
- the DOM34 gene encoding putative translation factor pelota (BUSCO:EOG09262NB1;~COG:J;~EggNog:ENOG410PFZ1;~InterPro:IPR029064,IPR005142,IPR004405,IPR005140, IPR005141,IPR042226,IPR038069;~PFAM:PF03464,PF03463,PF03465;~go_process: GO:0070481 - nuclear-transcribed mRNA catabolic process, non-stop decay [Evidence IEA];~go_process: GO:0070966 - nuclear-transcribed mRNA catabolic process, no-go decay [Evidence IEA];~go_process: GO:0071025 - RNA surveillance [Evidence IEA]): MRLVKNKIEYDGTGSVSLIPEEPEDMWHAYNLIVPGDLLYATAIRRVTTTAASTGSTSSSRVRLTLEIRVRNLDFDPHNSQLHVSGQIVNETPHTKIGQYHTLDLELNRQFTLEKGSGPDNEGSGWDSVAVEALKDAVDEGGNRRAEAIAVVMQEGIAHICFIGQFRTVLKQKIEMSVPRKRAGGSDHDKTMTKFYQTTLDTLLRHMEFNTSSTSMATNDAVRPVLLASPGFVAAAFQKHIQSVANTTTPALKRLLPSLVVVHSASGYLHSLTEVLQSPTVKALLSDTKHARETKLMDDFNEQLRKETNKATYGPREVEHAVDQGAVGPGGGVLIISNRLFRSQDVAERKRWVALVDRVRDVAGGEVRVLSSEHESGKRLDGLGGIAALLTFPVNDEDLESDSE; encoded by the exons ATGCGTCTTGTCAAAAACAAAATCGAATATGATGGCACCGGCAGCGTCTCCCTCATCCCCGAAGAGCCTGAAGACATG TGGCACGCATACAACCTCATAGTCCCTGGTGATCTCCTGTATGCAACCGCCATCCGCCGCGTAACAACAACCGCCGCATCAACGGGCTCAACGAGCTCTTCGCGCGTCCGACTCACCCTCGAAATCCGAGTCAGGAACCTCGACTTTGACCCTCACAACTCTCAGCTTCACGTTAGCGGGCAGATTGTGAATGAGACGCCACATACCAAAATTGGACAGTATCATACCCTTGATCTAGAGCTCAATCGGCAGTTTACGCTAGAGAAGGGGTCAGGACCGGATAATGAGGGGAGCGGTTGGGATAGTGTTGCCGTCGAGGCGCTGAAGGATGCAGTTGATGAGGGTGGGAATCGGAGAGCGGAGGCCATAGCCGTCGTTATGCAGGAAGGTATAGCACACATATGCTTCATTGGGCAGTTCCGGACGGTATTGAAGCAGAAAATTGAGATGTCTGTTCCGAGAAAGAGGGCTGGCGGAAGTGATCATGACAAG ACCATGACGAAATTCTACCAAACAACACTCgacaccctcctccgccacatGGAATTCAACACTAGCTCAACATCAATGGCGACTAACGACGCTGTCCGCCCTGTCCTACTTGCCTCCCCCGGTTTCGTCGCAGCTGCTTTTCAAAAGCACATCCAATCTGTggcaaacacaacaaccccagcGCTCAAGCGTCTTCTCCCAtctctcgtcgtcgtccacTCCGCCTCAGGCTACCTCCACTCGCTAACAGAAGTTCTCCAATCGCCTACAGTAAAAGCACTCCTCAGCGATACTAAGCACGCGCGTGAAACGAAGCTAATGGATGACTTCAACGAGCAACTACGCAAGGAGACTAACAAGGCTACCTACGGGCCGCGGGAGGTCGAGCACGCCGTTGATCAGGGCGCTGtgggccctggcggcggGGTGCTCATCATCTCAAACAGACTATTCCGGTCCCAGGATGTGGCAGAGCGGAAGCGGTGGGTTGCACTTGTAGATCGTGTGCGAGATGTCGCAGGGGGTGAAGTACGGGTCCTGAGTTCTGAGCATGAGAGTGGGAAGAGACTTGATGGGCTGGGGGGCATTGCGGCACTCTTGACGTTTCCTGTCAACGATGAGGATTTAGAGTCGGATAGCGAATGA
- a CDS encoding uncharacterized protein (COG:S;~EggNog:ENOG410PN8P), with product MPDQPRVILEKSRTVRRRYQRSNQRFQFTATQIARIEREQDRERRAQKLRDKEKRRIQEKKKKAEKEAKAREERIRSGIPDPNAPSVPASQPLLFNFIKKTPSVQPESQDSKEEQVHTDSGSGSDTEVATEFEDEDLSLEDEELDCMFMALGEAEVSADANTEGTGLKDKGKDDDEFSECSAFYDEDIIKEPVSVLEEQVSVTTVLSGDSFQDDTAILLEEFAPEFDPGASFDQELAQLDAT from the coding sequence ATGCCCGATCAACCGCGAGTGATTCTCGAGAAGTCCCGCACCGTCCGCCGTCGATACCAGCGCAGCAACCAACGGTTTCAATTTACGGCAACCCAGATCGCGCGGATCGAGCGTGAGCAAGACCGAGAACGTCGAGCACAGAAGCTCCgggacaaggagaagcggCGCAttcaggagaagaagaagaaagcggagaaggaagcaaAGGCTCGCGAGGAACGAATCCGTTCCGGTATCCCGGACCCCAATGCGCCTTCTGTACCAGCAAGTCAGCCATTGCTCTTCaattttataaagaagaCACCATCTGTTCAGCCTGAAAGCCAGGACAGCAAAGAGGAACAGGTCCACACTGATAGTGGTAGTGGCAGTGACACAGAGGTAGCGACTGagtttgaagatgaggatttGAGCTtagaagatgaagagctgGACTGTATGTTCATGGCTCTTGGTGAGGCGGAAGTATCTGCGGATGCGAATACCGAGGGGACCGGTCTAAAAGACAAAGGGAaagatgatgacgaattCTCTGAATGCTCCGCCTTCTACGATGAGGACATTATTAAAGAGCCCGTGTCTGTTTTAGAAGAACAGGTATCAGTTACAACTGTCTTGAGCGGCGATTCCTTCCAAGACGACACGGCAATCCTCCTAGAGGAGTTTGCACCCGAATTTGACCCCGGGGCTAGCTTTGACCAAGAATTAGCTCAGTTGGATGCGACTTGA